From the Salinimicrobium tongyeongense genome, one window contains:
- a CDS encoding TIGR01777 family oxidoreductase encodes MRILITGATGLVGSEITRLCHEQGINVNFLTTSKGKIEKGETYRGYYWNPSTGEIDVKCLEGVGAIINLAGASVFQPWTKSNKEKILNSRLDSLNLLHKTLEHNAHQVGQLVSASAIGIYPSSRSKMYEEKDTVVAGDFLGEVSQKWERAADKFGDLDLRVAKVRIGIVLSQDGGALPQIMKPVKLNLGAPLGSGKQWQSWIHIKDLARIFLFIINNGLEGVYNGVAPNPATNEELTKEIAYALNKKLWLPKVSGLALKAVMGEMSGVVLGSQLVSSSKIQEKGFEFLYVNLSPAIADLLNKKTG; translated from the coding sequence ATGCGTATTCTCATTACCGGAGCCACCGGTCTGGTAGGATCTGAAATCACCCGCTTATGCCATGAACAGGGCATTAATGTCAATTTTCTTACAACCAGCAAGGGAAAGATAGAAAAGGGTGAAACCTACCGCGGCTATTACTGGAACCCTTCAACCGGAGAGATCGATGTAAAATGTCTTGAAGGTGTGGGGGCAATTATTAACCTGGCGGGTGCCAGTGTTTTTCAACCCTGGACAAAATCTAACAAAGAAAAGATCCTTAACAGCAGGCTTGACTCTTTAAACCTGCTGCACAAAACTTTGGAACATAATGCTCACCAGGTAGGGCAACTGGTTTCGGCGAGTGCCATTGGTATTTATCCCAGCTCTCGCAGCAAAATGTACGAGGAAAAAGATACTGTAGTGGCCGGTGATTTTTTGGGGGAAGTGTCTCAAAAATGGGAAAGGGCGGCAGATAAATTCGGGGATCTTGATTTGCGCGTTGCAAAAGTGAGAATTGGGATCGTACTGTCTCAAGACGGCGGAGCCCTGCCTCAAATCATGAAGCCGGTGAAGTTGAACCTGGGGGCGCCTCTGGGTTCAGGGAAACAGTGGCAATCGTGGATTCATATAAAAGACCTTGCCCGTATCTTTCTTTTTATCATTAATAACGGCCTTGAAGGGGTATATAACGGCGTGGCACCAAATCCTGCCACCAATGAAGAGCTCACAAAAGAGATTGCATATGCCCTTAACAAAAAGCTTTGGTTGCCCAAAGTGTCGGGGCTGGCATTAAAAGCGGTGATGGGAGAAATGTCGGGGGTAGTATTGGGAAGCCAGCTGGTGAGCAGTTCAAAAATTCAGGAAAAAGGTTTTGAATTTTTGTATGTGAACTTAAGTCCTGCCATCGCAGACCTGCTAAACAAAAAAACCGGCTAA
- the dnaJ gene encoding molecular chaperone DnaJ, giving the protein MKQDYYEVLGISKNATTAEIKKAYRKKAIEFHPDKNPGDSKAEEMFKKAAEAYEVLSNEDKRARYDRFGHQAFENGGFGGGGGMNMDDIFSQFGDIFGGAFGGGGGFSGFGGGFGGQRRAKGSNLRIRVSLTLEEIANGTEKKIKVKRKVQAPGTTYKTCSTCNGTGQVTRVTNTILGRMQTATPCTTCGGSGQMIDNRPADADAQGLVVNEETVSIKIPAGVVEGMQLKVSGKGNEAPGNGVPGDLLVAIEEKEHPVLQREGDNLHYDLYISLSEAVLGTSREIDAVSGKVRIKIDEGVQSGKILRLRGKGIPSINGYGKGDLLVHVNVWTPKTLNREQKDFFERMANDEHFQPKPEKSDKSFFEKVKDMFT; this is encoded by the coding sequence ATGAAACAGGATTATTACGAAGTATTAGGAATTAGCAAGAATGCGACCACAGCCGAGATCAAAAAGGCGTACCGCAAGAAGGCTATAGAATTTCACCCCGATAAAAACCCGGGCGACTCCAAGGCAGAAGAAATGTTCAAAAAGGCTGCCGAGGCTTATGAGGTTCTTAGCAATGAAGACAAGCGGGCCAGGTATGATCGTTTTGGACACCAGGCGTTCGAGAATGGCGGCTTTGGTGGTGGTGGCGGAATGAATATGGATGATATTTTTAGCCAGTTTGGAGATATTTTTGGCGGTGCTTTTGGCGGCGGCGGAGGTTTTTCAGGCTTTGGTGGAGGCTTTGGCGGCCAGCGCAGGGCTAAAGGCAGTAATCTGCGAATTCGCGTGTCCCTTACTCTTGAAGAGATTGCCAATGGTACCGAGAAAAAAATAAAAGTCAAGCGCAAAGTACAGGCACCCGGCACTACCTATAAAACCTGTTCTACCTGTAACGGAACCGGCCAGGTAACCCGCGTTACAAATACTATTTTAGGCCGCATGCAAACTGCCACGCCATGTACTACCTGTGGCGGAAGCGGGCAAATGATAGATAACCGCCCAGCCGATGCCGATGCACAGGGTCTGGTTGTGAATGAAGAAACGGTTTCAATCAAGATCCCGGCGGGAGTGGTTGAAGGAATGCAGCTAAAGGTTTCGGGCAAAGGAAACGAGGCGCCGGGTAACGGAGTTCCGGGAGACCTGCTGGTAGCGATAGAAGAAAAAGAACATCCGGTATTGCAGCGCGAGGGCGACAATCTTCATTATGACCTTTACATCAGCCTTTCCGAAGCTGTTTTGGGAACTTCAAGAGAGATCGATGCCGTATCGGGGAAAGTGCGTATCAAGATTGACGAGGGCGTGCAGTCAGGAAAGATCCTGCGCCTTAGAGGTAAAGGAATCCCCAGCATCAATGGCTACGGAAAGGGAGATCTTTTGGTACATGTAAATGTTTGGACGCCAAAAACGCTGAACAGGGAGCAAAAAGACTTTTTTGAGCGTATGGCGAATGACGAACATTTTCAGCCCAAGCCGGAAAAATCGGATAAATCATTTTTTGAAAAAGTTAAAGATATGTTTACATAA
- the mnmD gene encoding tRNA (5-methylaminomethyl-2-thiouridine)(34)-methyltransferase MnmD: MKREIIKTGDGSSTIFLPDWNEHYHSKHGALQEALHVFIKSGYQYYLSEAPEAHQLSILEIGFGTGLNALLTLLEAEKERVKIWYTGVEAYPVEAEELKILDYSEVVPGENAAGAFKKLHEAPWEKSVEISPFFRLQKQKKFFIEISEIQEFDLIYFDAFGPRVQPELWSEEVFRNMYAALNFGGVLVTYSAKGDVRRAMQAAGFEVTRLPGPPGKREMLRAVKP; encoded by the coding sequence TTGAAACGCGAGATCATTAAGACGGGAGACGGGTCTTCCACTATTTTTCTGCCCGACTGGAACGAGCATTACCACTCTAAACACGGCGCGCTGCAGGAAGCCCTGCACGTATTTATAAAAAGCGGGTATCAATATTACCTTTCAGAAGCCCCGGAAGCTCATCAGCTTTCTATACTTGAAATAGGATTTGGTACCGGTCTCAACGCGCTTCTCACTTTACTTGAAGCTGAAAAAGAGCGGGTGAAAATCTGGTATACTGGGGTGGAAGCATACCCGGTGGAGGCCGAAGAACTCAAAATTTTAGATTATTCTGAAGTTGTACCGGGTGAAAATGCTGCAGGTGCATTTAAAAAACTGCATGAAGCGCCCTGGGAAAAATCAGTTGAAATTTCGCCATTTTTCAGACTTCAGAAGCAAAAGAAATTCTTCATCGAGATTTCGGAAATTCAGGAATTCGACCTTATTTATTTTGACGCTTTTGGTCCGCGGGTGCAGCCAGAACTATGGAGCGAAGAAGTATTCAGGAACATGTATGCGGCATTAAACTTTGGGGGGGTACTGGTAACCTATTCTGCCAAGGGAGATGTGCGGCGGGCCATGCAGGCGGCAGGCTTTGAGGTGACACGTTTACCCGGCCCACCCGGAAAGCGGGAAATGCTGCGGGCGGTGAAGCCCTAA
- a CDS encoding dipeptidyl peptidase 3, with the protein MKIKAYLMLLFAATILFSCADSNSDNSAAVEEVSQTGDFDYQVDEFADVKILRYQIPGWEDLSLKEQKLVYYLVQAGLSGRDIIWDQNYKHNLKIREALENIYTSYEGDKTTEDWKNFETYLKRVWFSNGIHHHYSMDKLKPAFSKDYFDTLLSETNTELTGEAYEVIFNNEDSKKVNLDESKGLVEGSAVNFYGEGITAKDVEQFYAGKKSPNPNQPLAFGLNSKLVKENGEIVEKVYKSGGMYGPAIDKIIFWLEKAQGVAENQQQADALGLLIDYYKTGDLQTWDDYNIAWVKATEGNIDYINSFIEVYNDPLGYTGSYETIVQIKDFDMSKKMQVLEENVQWFEDNAPLMDEHKKDSVVGVTYKTVIVAGEAGDASPATPIGVNLPNSNWIRKEHGSKSVSLGNIIDAYNNAGSSGRLEEFAHDEEEVALEKEYGELADKLHTALHEVVGHASGQLNPGVGETKETLKSYASTLEEGRADLVGLYYLMDPKLEELGLVYDHEKVGKAAYDGYIRNGLMTQLIRLEPGADIEEAHMRNRQWVSAWVFEKGQEKGIIEKVTRDGKTYFNITDYAALRELFGELLKETQRIKSEGDYQAAKDLVENYGVKVDQDIHKEVLERNAQFKSAPYSGFVNPVLVPETDESGEITAIKVVQPTSFEEQMLKYSEEFDVLPLEN; encoded by the coding sequence AAAGCTTATTTGATGCTGCTGTTTGCGGCAACAATCCTTTTTTCCTGTGCAGATTCCAATTCGGATAATTCTGCTGCTGTGGAGGAAGTTTCACAAACCGGGGATTTTGATTATCAGGTAGATGAATTTGCCGATGTCAAGATCTTGCGCTACCAGATTCCCGGCTGGGAAGACCTTAGCCTGAAGGAGCAAAAACTGGTTTATTACCTGGTGCAGGCCGGCCTTAGCGGAAGGGATATTATTTGGGACCAGAACTACAAACACAACCTGAAGATCAGGGAAGCCCTTGAAAATATCTACACCAGCTATGAAGGAGACAAAACTACAGAAGACTGGAAGAATTTTGAGACTTACCTGAAAAGGGTTTGGTTCTCTAACGGAATTCACCACCATTACTCAATGGACAAGCTGAAGCCGGCCTTCAGCAAAGACTATTTCGATACGCTGCTTAGCGAGACCAATACTGAACTAACAGGAGAGGCTTATGAAGTGATATTTAACAATGAAGATTCAAAAAAGGTAAATCTGGACGAGTCTAAAGGCCTGGTTGAAGGTTCTGCAGTAAATTTTTACGGCGAAGGCATTACTGCCAAAGATGTTGAGCAGTTCTATGCCGGCAAAAAATCGCCAAACCCAAACCAACCTCTTGCCTTTGGCCTAAACTCTAAACTTGTAAAGGAAAATGGCGAGATCGTAGAGAAAGTTTATAAAAGCGGCGGCATGTACGGCCCTGCTATAGACAAGATCATTTTTTGGCTGGAAAAGGCACAGGGAGTAGCCGAGAATCAACAGCAGGCCGACGCACTTGGGCTTTTAATTGACTATTACAAGACCGGAGACCTTCAAACCTGGGACGATTACAATATTGCATGGGTAAAAGCTACCGAAGGAAATATAGACTACATCAACAGCTTTATTGAAGTTTATAACGATCCGCTGGGTTATACAGGTTCTTATGAAACCATAGTTCAGATCAAAGATTTCGATATGAGCAAAAAGATGCAGGTGCTCGAAGAAAACGTTCAGTGGTTTGAAGACAATGCACCTTTGATGGATGAGCACAAAAAAGATTCTGTGGTTGGGGTCACTTACAAAACCGTGATCGTTGCAGGAGAGGCAGGAGATGCATCGCCGGCCACGCCTATTGGGGTGAACCTTCCTAACTCCAACTGGATTAGAAAAGAGCACGGCAGTAAATCTGTTTCCCTCGGAAATATTATTGACGCTTACAACAACGCCGGAAGCAGCGGCAGGCTTGAAGAATTTGCGCACGATGAGGAAGAAGTGGCTCTTGAAAAAGAGTACGGCGAGCTTGCCGATAAACTTCACACTGCGCTTCACGAAGTGGTGGGTCATGCTTCAGGGCAACTAAACCCCGGGGTTGGTGAGACCAAAGAAACTTTAAAAAGCTATGCTTCAACTTTGGAAGAAGGCCGTGCCGATCTTGTAGGGCTTTACTACCTTATGGATCCAAAACTAGAGGAGCTTGGATTGGTTTACGATCACGAAAAAGTAGGTAAAGCTGCTTACGACGGATATATTAGAAACGGGTTGATGACTCAGCTTATTCGTCTTGAACCGGGCGCCGATATTGAAGAGGCCCATATGAGAAACCGCCAGTGGGTGAGCGCATGGGTTTTTGAAAAAGGTCAGGAAAAAGGCATTATTGAGAAGGTAACCAGAGATGGAAAAACTTACTTTAATATTACCGACTATGCTGCACTTCGCGAGCTTTTCGGGGAGTTGCTAAAAGAGACCCAAAGAATTAAATCTGAAGGCGATTACCAGGCAGCAAAAGACCTTGTTGAAAATTACGGGGTGAAAGTAGACCAGGATATTCACAAAGAGGTACTTGAAAGAAACGCACAATTCAAATCGGCTCCTTACAGCGGATTTGTAAATCCTGTCCTGGTTCCCGAAACCGATGAGAGCGGTGAGATCACAGCGATAAAAGTAGTGCAGCCTACTTCTTTTGAAGAGCAAATGCTTAAATATTCAGAAGAATTTGATGTGCTTCCTTTAGAGAATTAA
- a CDS encoding YceI family protein, whose amino-acid sequence MKKRIFNFVLVAGVAMGTVACKNNSENKVEPGEAQEAAVATEEAVSYEIDTTASTIEWRGTKPTGEHVGTISIQDGTLMATPEEITSGRVVIDMNSITVTDEGMEEKDKRSLENHLKGTVEGKETDFFNVNKYPTATFEITGVTEENGQKMLQGNLTLKEETKNIQFPINTNLDGETISLESETFTIDRTDWGVNYGSKSVFDNLGDNFISDEMELTINVTAKRAN is encoded by the coding sequence ATGAAAAAAAGAATTTTCAATTTCGTACTTGTTGCCGGAGTTGCCATGGGAACCGTGGCCTGTAAAAACAATAGTGAAAATAAAGTTGAACCGGGTGAAGCCCAGGAAGCAGCTGTAGCGACAGAAGAAGCCGTATCTTACGAGATCGACACTACTGCATCTACTATTGAATGGAGAGGCACCAAACCAACCGGGGAACATGTGGGAACCATAAGCATCCAGGACGGAACCCTTATGGCAACTCCTGAAGAGATCACCAGCGGGCGCGTGGTTATAGACATGAACTCTATTACCGTTACCGATGAAGGTATGGAAGAAAAAGACAAAAGAAGTCTTGAAAACCACCTTAAAGGTACTGTTGAAGGTAAAGAAACCGACTTCTTTAACGTAAACAAATATCCTACTGCCACTTTTGAGATCACTGGAGTGACCGAAGAGAACGGACAAAAAATGCTGCAGGGTAACCTAACGCTTAAAGAAGAAACTAAAAATATCCAGTTCCCAATCAATACAAATCTTGATGGTGAAACAATTAGCCTTGAAAGCGAAACTTTCACTATAGACAGAACAGACTGGGGAGTGAACTACGGGTCAAAATCTGTATTTGACAATCTTGGAGATAATTTTATTAGTGACGAAATGGAGTTGACGATCAACGTTACTGCCAAAAGAGCTAACTAG
- a CDS encoding Gmad2 immunoglobulin-like domain-containing protein, giving the protein MRAIYCIFISLMFLSCRNSGGSGEAQAPTLGEESVQEEQNTNMQSYTSQKWHFSTQIPQGFEVFEGQLPGGSPVINIYDREIDQQPPFGIHNEATIAYMAVLPKGFGVDGPGGPRKSLNEWEGNLPLSFSINKNGSYAYLLESGEPWAISLSFNSAPPGWNEYGAIYIFYKVSDFRAECFSSSTGESIAIDQCDPMGGDAMKFYGKLSEEKMSALNGILEHLYFNDPKREREEIENLIEVETPKRNASVISPLQIEGRAKGYWFFEASAPVRLVTNSGKVLAEKYVEAKGDWMTEDWVPFSGQLEFETKEKRGHLIFSRANASGKPQHDRMLRVPVKFN; this is encoded by the coding sequence ATGAGAGCGATATATTGCATTTTTATAAGCCTGATGTTCCTGTCCTGCCGCAATTCCGGAGGAAGTGGAGAGGCACAGGCGCCAACGCTGGGAGAGGAATCTGTACAGGAGGAGCAAAACACGAATATGCAATCCTATACCTCCCAAAAATGGCATTTTTCAACACAAATTCCGCAGGGATTTGAAGTCTTTGAAGGGCAACTTCCGGGAGGGTCGCCGGTAATTAATATTTATGACAGGGAGATAGATCAGCAGCCGCCTTTTGGGATACACAATGAGGCTACAATAGCTTATATGGCCGTGCTGCCTAAAGGTTTTGGGGTAGACGGCCCGGGAGGCCCCCGCAAATCTTTAAATGAATGGGAAGGAAACCTGCCTTTATCGTTCAGCATCAATAAAAACGGTTCTTACGCTTATTTATTGGAAAGCGGGGAGCCCTGGGCCATTAGCCTCAGCTTTAATTCGGCACCACCGGGCTGGAATGAGTACGGAGCCATTTATATTTTTTACAAGGTAAGTGATTTTAGGGCAGAATGCTTCAGCAGCAGCACCGGTGAAAGCATTGCCATAGATCAATGCGACCCCATGGGGGGAGATGCCATGAAATTCTACGGAAAGCTTTCCGAAGAAAAAATGTCGGCTTTAAATGGCATTTTAGAACATTTATATTTTAACGATCCTAAGCGGGAGCGGGAAGAGATTGAAAATTTAATTGAGGTTGAAACTCCCAAAAGAAATGCTAGCGTTATTTCGCCGCTGCAAATAGAAGGCAGGGCAAAAGGCTACTGGTTCTTTGAGGCCAGTGCGCCGGTAAGACTGGTGACCAACAGTGGGAAGGTGCTGGCTGAAAAATATGTGGAAGCCAAGGGAGACTGGATGACTGAAGATTGGGTGCCGTTTAGCGGACAGCTTGAATTTGAGACAAAAGAAAAGCGCGGCCATTTGATCTTTAGCCGCGCTAATGCTTCAGGAAAACCGCAGCATGACAGGATGCTCCGGGTTCCGGTAAAATTTAATTAG
- a CDS encoding nucleotide exchange factor GrpE gives MSDKERKDENISEEEVIKDQVEELLDEAIEKADSEEDGNTETPQNEELSEKEALKAELEKEKDKFLRLFAEFENYKRRTSKERVEMFKTASQDVIVAMLPVLDDFDRALNEINKAKDKELLKGVELINNKFRETLRSKGLEQMEVKEGDTFDSEIHEAITQIPAPKDKLKGKIVDVVEKGYKLGDRIIRYPKVVTGK, from the coding sequence ATGAGCGATAAAGAACGTAAAGACGAAAATATTTCAGAAGAAGAAGTTATAAAAGATCAGGTAGAAGAACTACTTGACGAGGCTATAGAGAAAGCTGATTCCGAGGAAGACGGCAACACAGAGACTCCACAGAACGAGGAACTTTCAGAAAAGGAAGCGCTCAAAGCCGAACTTGAAAAGGAGAAAGATAAATTCTTAAGGCTTTTTGCTGAATTTGAAAATTACAAGCGGCGTACCAGTAAAGAGCGGGTAGAGATGTTCAAGACTGCCAGCCAGGACGTCATTGTGGCAATGTTGCCGGTGCTTGACGATTTTGATCGTGCCCTTAATGAGATCAACAAAGCAAAGGACAAGGAGCTGCTCAAGGGGGTGGAACTGATCAATAATAAGTTTAGGGAAACCCTTCGTTCAAAGGGGCTTGAGCAAATGGAGGTAAAAGAAGGAGATACCTTTGATTCTGAGATCCATGAGGCGATTACCCAGATCCCTGCACCAAAAGATAAATTAAAAGGCAAGATTGTTGACGTAGTTGAGAAAGGTTACAAACTTGGCGACCGCATTATTCGTTATCCAAAAGTGGTGACCGGCAAGTAA
- a CDS encoding nucleoside triphosphate pyrophosphohydrolase family protein codes for MKKSLKAVQEFHEAFGLGVKQQPTAILEQGKPQLRYELMKEENEEYLVAAQKGDLPEIADALGDMLYILCGTILEHGLQHKISEVFDEIQRSNMSKLGEDGKPIYREDGKVLKGPKYFRPNFDKILE; via the coding sequence ATGAAAAAAAGCTTAAAAGCAGTACAGGAGTTTCATGAAGCTTTTGGTTTGGGGGTAAAACAGCAGCCAACTGCCATTTTGGAACAGGGAAAACCACAGTTGCGGTATGAACTCATGAAAGAGGAAAACGAGGAATACCTTGTTGCGGCGCAAAAGGGCGACCTGCCCGAAATTGCCGATGCCCTGGGAGATATGCTGTACATTTTATGCGGTACTATTCTGGAACATGGCCTGCAACACAAAATTTCTGAAGTTTTTGACGAGATACAGCGCAGCAACATGAGCAAACTTGGCGAAGATGGGAAACCCATTTACCGGGAAGACGGGAAGGTGCTAAAAGGGCCAAAATATTTTCGTCCTAATTTTGATAAGATACTGGAATAG
- a CDS encoding ABC transporter ATP-binding protein, translating to MNHLLVAENVSKQFGTFTALNNISLEIPRGSIFGLLGPNGAGKTTFIRIINQITLPDSGRMLLDGHPLQPNDIQHIGYLPEERGLYKSMKVGEQALYLAQLKGLSKAEAKERLHYWFKRLNIEDWWGKKIQELSKGMAQKVQFVVTVLHRPKLLIFDEPFSGFDPVNANLIKDEILQLRRDGATILFSTHRMESVEEMCDYMALIHRGNKLLDGEVNEIKRQYKSNTYEVGLMTARPEGLRKELEEKFRISDTEFKSINDDLKLQIQIGSNSSPNDLLTFLTSRAEVNHFVEVIPSVNDIFIKTVTTNA from the coding sequence ATGAACCACCTTCTGGTAGCCGAAAATGTCTCGAAACAATTTGGTACTTTCACAGCGCTCAATAATATTTCCCTGGAAATTCCAAGAGGTAGCATCTTCGGACTTCTGGGCCCCAATGGTGCCGGAAAAACTACTTTTATAAGGATTATCAACCAGATTACTCTGCCCGATAGTGGCAGGATGTTGCTCGACGGGCACCCGCTGCAGCCAAACGACATTCAGCATATAGGGTACCTGCCCGAAGAGCGCGGCCTGTACAAGTCGATGAAAGTGGGGGAGCAGGCCTTGTATCTCGCCCAGCTCAAAGGCCTTTCAAAAGCTGAAGCCAAAGAGCGGCTTCATTACTGGTTTAAAAGGTTGAATATTGAAGACTGGTGGGGAAAGAAGATCCAGGAACTGTCTAAGGGAATGGCTCAAAAAGTGCAATTTGTGGTCACGGTTTTGCACCGCCCAAAATTGCTGATCTTTGACGAGCCTTTTAGCGGGTTTGATCCTGTGAACGCAAATTTGATCAAAGACGAGATCCTGCAGCTGCGCAGGGATGGTGCCACCATTCTATTCTCTACCCACCGAATGGAGAGCGTGGAAGAAATGTGTGACTATATGGCGCTTATTCATAGAGGGAATAAGCTACTTGACGGTGAAGTGAACGAGATCAAGAGACAGTACAAATCGAATACCTACGAAGTTGGGCTTATGACGGCCCGGCCTGAAGGGCTTCGGAAAGAACTGGAAGAGAAATTCCGCATTTCTGACACCGAGTTTAAGAGCATCAATGATGATCTTAAACTTCAGATCCAGATTGGAAGCAACTCTTCGCCCAATGACCTGCTTACCTTTCTCACCTCGCGGGCAGAGGTGAACCATTTTGTGGAGGTGATTCCTTCAGTAAATGATATATTCATAAAAACCGTTACCACCAATGCGTAA
- a CDS encoding branched-chain amino acid aminotransferase, whose amino-acid sequence MKNIPLAIDVVEAKTSNIDSVDFDNLVFGNVFADHMMECDYYDGQWQNPTIKPYGPIQLDPSAKVFHYGQAIFEGMKAFKDDDDQLWLFRPVANIERFNKSSQRLAIPEFPQDLFLEGLETLLNLDRDWVKKGFGNSLYIRPFVIATEKGVSASPSKSYKFMIICSPAKSYYSGEVRVFFADKFSRAADGGVGYAKAAGNYGAQFYPTNLAKEEGYQQIVWTDANSHEYLEEAGTMNIFFRVGDKLITAPTSDRILDGVTRKSVLSLAEDLGIETEVRRIKVAEIVEAAEKGELKEIFGSGTAATINPVRGFGNKGKKYELPQLEDSYAALLKQKLMEIQYNKAEDKFGWRYAVKKN is encoded by the coding sequence ATGAAAAATATACCTCTCGCAATCGATGTAGTTGAAGCTAAAACTTCAAATATCGATTCGGTTGATTTTGATAACCTGGTCTTCGGAAATGTATTTGCAGATCATATGATGGAATGCGATTACTACGATGGCCAATGGCAAAATCCCACAATAAAACCTTATGGTCCCATTCAGCTGGACCCTTCAGCCAAAGTCTTTCATTACGGGCAGGCAATTTTTGAGGGCATGAAAGCCTTTAAAGACGATGACGACCAGCTGTGGCTGTTCCGCCCGGTCGCCAATATTGAACGTTTCAACAAGTCTTCACAAAGGCTCGCCATTCCCGAATTTCCACAGGATCTTTTTCTTGAAGGTCTTGAAACCCTTCTCAATTTAGATCGTGACTGGGTGAAAAAAGGCTTCGGAAATTCCCTTTACATAAGGCCTTTTGTGATCGCCACAGAAAAAGGCGTTTCAGCTTCGCCTTCAAAATCATATAAATTCATGATCATCTGCTCTCCTGCCAAATCTTACTACAGCGGCGAAGTGCGGGTGTTCTTTGCAGATAAATTCAGTCGCGCTGCCGATGGCGGGGTGGGCTATGCAAAAGCAGCCGGTAACTACGGTGCGCAGTTCTATCCTACCAACCTTGCCAAAGAAGAAGGCTACCAGCAAATTGTGTGGACCGATGCAAATTCTCACGAATACCTCGAGGAAGCAGGAACCATGAATATTTTCTTCAGGGTTGGGGATAAACTTATCACCGCCCCTACCAGTGACCGTATCCTTGACGGGGTAACCCGAAAAAGCGTCCTCAGCCTTGCCGAAGATTTGGGAATTGAAACCGAAGTAAGGCGCATTAAAGTTGCCGAAATTGTTGAAGCGGCCGAAAAAGGCGAGCTCAAAGAGATCTTTGGCTCGGGTACTGCCGCTACCATAAACCCCGTAAGAGGTTTTGGCAACAAAGGCAAAAAATATGAACTCCCGCAACTTGAAGATTCTTATGCTGCCCTTTTAAAGCAGAAGTTGATGGAGATACAGTACAACAAGGCCGAAGATAAATTTGGCTGGAGATATGCTGTGAAAAAGAACTAA
- a CDS encoding DUF4920 domain-containing protein codes for MKKIRLLLLLSSLMISFSGFSQEKETAVEEVYFSVGEEVETINVLSAQRMQERYNSLKPGDTLNVTFKGNVASVCKKKGCWMKVALEDEREVMVKFKDYAFFVPKDIENREVIMEGKAYVTEMSVEDRRHYAEDAGKSPAEVKAITSPEITLSFVANGVKIKE; via the coding sequence ATGAAGAAAATCAGGTTATTACTGCTGTTATCTTCTTTAATGATAAGCTTTTCCGGTTTTTCACAGGAAAAGGAAACGGCTGTCGAAGAAGTTTATTTTTCTGTGGGCGAAGAGGTTGAAACCATTAATGTGCTTTCGGCACAACGGATGCAGGAACGCTATAACAGCCTTAAACCGGGAGATACCTTAAATGTCACCTTTAAAGGGAATGTAGCTTCTGTTTGCAAGAAAAAAGGCTGTTGGATGAAGGTGGCTTTAGAAGATGAGCGTGAAGTGATGGTGAAGTTCAAAGATTACGCTTTTTTTGTGCCAAAAGATATTGAGAACAGGGAAGTGATCATGGAAGGAAAGGCTTATGTGACCGAAATGTCTGTTGAAGACCGGCGGCATTACGCCGAGGATGCCGGGAAAAGCCCTGCGGAAGTTAAGGCCATCACCAGTCCCGAAATCACGCTTTCCTTTGTTGCCAATGGCGTGAAAATTAAAGAATAG